The genomic region TGGAAACCCGCTGTGGAAACTGAGACCCATAACGCTGCGAGGCAAAGCCGTCATTCAGATCGAGGAGCGGGATGGTGCGACCGCTGCTCATCGTAACTGTTCGCCGATGGATGCCGGCCCACGGCTGGCTGAACGGATAGTGGTTTCCAACTGGCGCACGCACCTGAAGTTTACCGACTCCACCATCAGTATTCGGCGAGAAAGCTCCGGGCGCGTTCGGGTATCGCGAAGTGCGGCAACCCGGCCCGCAGCGCAATCGCTGCATAACCGGGCGCAAAACCACATCTTGCCCGAAGGCGCGCCCTGCCCTTTTCTGACGGCGGTAGGCATTATGACGCCGGATGGGCGCGTTCTCGCCGCCCATTACCATAAGTTCCGGCAGGTGAACCGGTTTCTGGAATTGATCCGCGATATTGCTCCGCATCTACCCGCGGAGGGACCAATCTCTATTGTCGATTTCGGCGCTGGTCGGGCGGTGCTGACACTGGCGACTTACCACTACGTGAGCCAACACTTGAATCGCAACGTACGCGTGATCGGTGTTGACGTGAAGCAGGATCAAATGGAGCGCGCGGCGGTAGCGGCGCTGGCCGCAGGTTTTACGGGTGCCACGTTCCAAACCTCCAACATTCGTGACTTCGTTGGCCCGCCGGCTGCCGACCTGGTGCTGTCGCTGCATGCCTGCGATACCGCGACGGATGAGGCGCTGCTCAAGGCGATACAGATGAATGCTCGCGTCATACTGGCTGCGCCCTGCTGCCAGCACGAACTGCGGAGCAGGATTCAAGCGCCGCAGCTGGCGCCGATGCTGCGACACGGCCTTTTTCGTGAGCGGCTTGCCGCGCTGGCAACCGACGGCATTCGAACGGCGCTTCTGGAGGCCTTCGGTTACCAGGTGAAGGTGGTGGAGTTTGTGGAGGCCGAGCACACATCACGCAATATCCTGTTGCGAGCCGTGCTGACCGGTGAGGTGCGCCCGCATACCCAGGACTGGAGGTCGCTTTGCGATTTCTGGGGTGCGGAACCTGCGTTGGCTCGGTGGCTCCGAGCTGCGGGCGGAGGCCAGGACGGGAAAACCATATTGGGAGGCAGACCGTGATCCGAGTTCGAGCAAGTTTGACAACACTGTTCGCGTTCTGCGTGGCAGGCGCTGCTGCGCAGCAGGCGCCAATACGGCCGCCGGCAACACCACTGATTGTGCGTAACCCCTATGTAAGTGTCTGGCAGCCGTCCAATACGCTTCCCGGCACGTGGCCGGCGTTCTGGACCGGCAGCACACGAGCGATCACGGGCATCGCGCGGATCGACGGCGAACCCTATGCATTTATTGGCGCGCCTGGCGGCGTGATCCTGGCCATGAACCAGGTTTCGCTGAAGGTAACGGCAACACAATCCATCTACACACTGGAGCGCGGCGGTATCCGGCTGACGCTTCGCTTCCTCTCGCCCGTTGAGGCCACCGACCTGCGCCGGCTGTCGATGCCGTTCGGAACGATCTCGGCGAGCGCGGTCAGCATCGACGGGCATTCGCACCGCGTCTCACTCTACTTCGACATCTCCGGCGAATGGGCTTCCGGCGATCCTTCGGCCAAAATCCGCTGGCAGCGGGTGGAGCAGTCGGCGCCATCCGGCGGCACGATGGAGGCATGGGACGTTACGCAATCTTCGCCGGGTGTCCTTCAGGAGCGCAGCGACGCGGCAGAATGGGGAGACGTTGTTTTTGCCACTATGGAGTCAAGCCACACCAGATGGCAGGCAGGACTTCAGGACGATGTGCGCCCTGCTGGAATCCGTGGAAGCCTGACCGATACGGCTTCCACCAGCATGCCTCGCGCCATCAACGACCACTGGCCGGTGTTCGCCTGGCAGTACCAGCTGGGCATGGTAGGCGACCGGCCAACATCGCCGGTTACGATG from Armatimonadota bacterium harbors:
- a CDS encoding SAM-dependent methyltransferase, whose translation is MLLDTHFEQWLRPRYRRGGAPGLPALRTFAPLGLRQVLRRLTTNLIRMIIEAEALAGELSRLLSLGQFVSGSASVGHGNPLWKLRPITLRGKAVIQIEERDGATAAHRNCSPMDAGPRLAERIVVSNWRTHLKFTDSTISIRRESSGRVRVSRSAATRPAAQSLHNRAQNHILPEGAPCPFLTAVGIMTPDGRVLAAHYHKFRQVNRFLELIRDIAPHLPAEGPISIVDFGAGRAVLTLATYHYVSQHLNRNVRVIGVDVKQDQMERAAVAALAAGFTGATFQTSNIRDFVGPPAADLVLSLHACDTATDEALLKAIQMNARVILAAPCCQHELRSRIQAPQLAPMLRHGLFRERLAALATDGIRTALLEAFGYQVKVVEFVEAEHTSRNILLRAVLTGEVRPHTQDWRSLCDFWGAEPALARWLRAAGGGQDGKTILGGRP